Within the Epinephelus lanceolatus isolate andai-2023 chromosome 9, ASM4190304v1, whole genome shotgun sequence genome, the region GTATAAcagtatttttattatattgtcTGAGAGTTTGCATCAGTGCACAATAAcccacatattttttttctgtgtgtaaaaACACTACTTGAAActtaaaacatgtcatttcattcaaaatagtgatagaaaaaaatcaagacaaagtgtttattttcattcacattcaagtattaaaaaaaaacaaaaacaagaacctTACAGAGGTCTGTAAAATTCATTAAAATGTACATATGAAAATATCAGAAACAAACAATAGTTTCACAAACACTACAGGATCTCTAGGAGAGAAAGCAACAGATAAGTAGAAAAGTCAAAGTAGCCAATGTGTGAAACATTGTGATTAGTCTCTCTGTAAGGTAAACAAAGCACTTTTGTGAGGCACACCAGAGGCCCACAGCACAGCCTCTTGTGGTTCTGTAAACCTCTAAAATGTCAGTGTTGATCAGTATTATGACAGAACTGTAACAACAGACCATAAACACATCACAGACAgggagagattaaaaaaaaacaaaaacaaacatgaatccATTTTGATCAGGTGCTTTGAGTGAGTAAAGTAGCTGACCTGAACCATGATCAAAacatcaatttcaatcaataatacaggcagagagcatactatttaaataaatcCAAACACAACTGCTCTCCACCATCATAAATATCAGCATTTTGTTCAATGCTTCACATGTTCTACTGATCAATCAGTGCATGCGTTAAAACATTCATTCTCATTGAAAAATAGTTATTTTGGTCActgaataaatatgaaaattaaCAGAGCTAAATCATCAATAAGGTCTGATGAACAATCAACCTGTCTTATGATTTAAGCTCATTTTTCTTCTTTGGTCTTTGCACACCTGGTGCCCAAGACAGCAAACACTTCTTGTAATTAAATACTTTACTCCATGTAGAGCTGAAGGAATAAATCACTTCAGTcagacaaaaacaactgaaTTCAAGCTGTCtttttggagtgtgtgtgtgtgaggtcacGCAGGCATGTGGTATACCCAAACAACATCCTGCATTTCCCCAGCAGAGCTGTACAGTACGGTACAGTGCCTTTACTGAAgtagcagcagcttcagtaaaACATGCACTTTGTATATGTTCTTCTATGGGTGGTAGCCTTGCGATTTGCTAATCTGACCAGTATTGGACGATACACAACTTTACTCCAACAAGGACCTCACACCATGAGTGATATTTATGAGACTACATGACTCATGAATTCTCTTCTTTTACCACAACTGAACAGACAAACTATCTAAGCCAAAACACTACTATGGGCAGTAGCCTTGTGCGAGCTACTCCAACCAGTTTTGGATGGTTCATCAgcttccagcaacaaggaactaacaCCATAAGTGGTACTCACAGACCTACATGTTTTCAGAGGGGTGAAAATATCCACCCCTCATTAACACTTACAGACATAATGACCATTGTCAAGGGCCTTTTCCTTGATGATCTCAGCGGTGCGCCTATGATTCAGATCAAGTAAGGCCTTCAGCAGGTCATTTAAACTGGCTTCTCTGCCCCTTTTCTCCATCCAAACCTTCAGCAACTCATGGATCTTGTCATCATATGGAAGGCTCTCTCTGCTTTTGATCTCATTGTCATTGATCCCGAGGTGACGGAAGAATCTCTTGTGAAGGTCGTAGTCTATTTCTTCGACATACGGAAGGCAGCTCCTGAGAGACTCTTCAcctgcaaacaaagaaagagctTCATTCAAGCACCGTGACCTTGCTCAAGTATGTTGTCACCATTGTAGTAATGGCAACAGTGACTTAAGGAGGAGtgttatatttgagagaaggaatgaaaagaaaaatactttACCATTCACAGGAACAAGCATGGGAAATTGCTCATCTTCCTAAATGACAAAAGAGAGAATCAATGATTAACATCCTACCAAGTGTGTTGAAACTCTTCATGAGTCATAAATTATAACACCTGGTGAATACAACTCATCTCTTATTCAGTTACTTGGCATGTTCAAAACGCCATGCTCCCTTGCTTGAACTGACAATTGTTtgcacaaagaaaacaaataagtaTTTCAGGTTTGAAATGAAAGGAATGCCGACCGATAAGAAGATCTCTCTTCATGTTAATCTTTAACAGGTGTAATAAGGAACATGTGACTCATCCAATTCTACTATCAATACAACTTTGAACAACAATTACAGGAGAAACTGTGTCACAACACTTAAATCATCAGTGGCTCACTGGGGTTAATCAACATCTATAACCACTGGGGACAATGAAAATcttaatttaaatgtattttagtaTTCACAACTTCCAGGAGTCTGAAACATGACAGGGTGAAAAGAGACAAGTTGACAAGTTGTCTGAGACACTTGTGCAGTATTCATCACAACACCACAGCATATTTACCACAGTAAATATGCAACTGAACTGCAGCTGAACAGACAGTGAACAGTCAGTACTAGTTTTAAATGAAAGTGTTGGTCAGAAGAGCTGAGTGTAGCTTGGTAAGCCCACATGTAGAATGATAGTGATGGAGCGGAGGAGCACAGTCAGACCCGTGTGACCAAAGAGCTGTGAGTGTCTGTCGTTAAGACAGCAAAGCATTATAAAACAAACGAGTAGTAAGCAGATGAAAAAGGAAGAAAGCAAAGAAGGAAGCAAGGATGGAAGCAGGGGTGGAAATGAGCTGTTGCTCTCACCCTGTTGGGCTGCCTGAGGACCACGGGGCTGGCTTGAGGGGGGGGAGGTGCAGGGAAGGCAGAGCAGGGCGGGCCAGTTAGACTGTGCTGGGAGTTACTGGCTGAGCTGCTGAGgctttcacacagcactttgcGCTCATCCTCCGTACCGGCGGAGGATAAGGCTCTCACCAGTTGCCTGGATGGGATCAGATTCATGCGGCTTGGCCTGCGGGTTTCCCCATTACTGCTTTCCTCAGCGGGACAGGTGTCGCTGTGATGCTGGAGAGGATGATAAACTTGTTTAAAATGGCATCCAATATGTCCTTTAGAAGAATGAGTCATTCTAAAACacctttatttttctcagtctacTGTACATTAGGTATGGGCTGCTGCATTCATCCTTATTCTTTGAAATCTATCCATAAAATCTGAGCAAACTTTAGTCTTTGATCAGCTTATTGTTCTGCTCTGCATTCGTTTTAATCCATCCTATAGTATATGCAGAATTATTCCTCACCTGTCCAGCTTTTAGCCCGTCAGGATTTCTCTGAGAGCCTGAGGAAAGTACGAGAAGAGAGGTTAAAGTCCACAAGCAGCTATTTAAAGGGACGTGTGAGTTGAATTATTCTTGTTGGGTAAACTGACACTAAATAACAAAGGGCTGAAAACTACTGCTGCTGTCTTTGTGTTCCAACTTTCATTGCAGCACCTCTGACCACACAAATCAGTGACGTCAGAATGTGGGGATTTTCATAGGTCAAACCGGATTGACACAGCAccagtttgtgtcagattgGGTAGAGTTTACCAACAGTGTGGCAAAAGGTAGAGACTGAGAAAGCCACCTTCACGTGGCTTAAATCCAGATGGAAAGGTGTTTAACTGTAACTTGTCAACAGCTGGAAGCAGTCCAGCTTCAAGTTTGGTTTGAAAGATGACATACACCCTTGCAGGCAGttgtttaacatgtttttttacgTAGGCCTGCCTGATATTTACGTTTTTGCCTACTGCACCCTATTCCAACATCGTCAGCAGGAAGTGGTACTGCAGCACATAATTTGCTGCACTGCCTGTACCTGTGTGATCATCATCTCAAACAATCGTCATACCTGCTATGAGAGTCCAGTTCAGCAGGTTTCTGTGCCCTTACTGATACAAAAACATGCAGCATGTTGGCACAGTTGTGTGGAgcacagccaatgtgtgtcaaAGACACAAAGcctgcagtgacatcactgttcATCACCCTCACTCTAAACCATTAAGTAGACTACTTGTTTCTGTGTAATTTGGACTGTAGATCAAGGAAAACAAGCCATTTTGGTACCACCTgatattttatagactaaaaAGACTACAAACTAAAAGATCAATCAGGAAAATAATCGACAGAGTAATAGCTAGTGAAAATAGTCACTGTAGTTGTAGCCCTAGAACTACTAACTTCACTGCCTTACGCAATTTAGTTTTGTTGAACATTTATTAATGGTGGTGGACTTGTACATCCCACTGTCTTTAGATTCAATATTTGACAAGAATAGCATCAGATTTAAAGACCAAGTCCTAAGATGACACTCCATTTCCATACAGGAATGTGACTTTTAGCCTGTAGCAAGACAAACAATTCTACGGTGCATCAAATGTTGGTTGTCAGAAATGAAAACGTGTTGTGTCATACTGCGTGCCATAATTTCCATTGCCAGGTCTTAATTTCCTGACTGCACCTGTTGATGTAATTATTGTTCCACTGAGTATATGCTGATTGTGATGGGGCAGATATTCAACTACAGCCTGTTCTTGAAGATCTTATAATAAAtagtttaaaatgatttaacaaTTTAGTCACTTTTCCCTcattcttattttattatttcatagaaATTAATTATTTGCATTTCTTCCCAGCCAGTGTGTagtatttgtacattttaaaaaggtacaacattattttatgtaattattGCAATTACATTTCTTACATAATTTGTATAATCTGTTTACCTTTTCTGAGACTGGAATAACTTATTTGCTGCATTTGTTAttgatcatttcattttatacaAGTACAAATTCTCCTACAGACTGAGATTTTAGCAATTTAATAGTGCAGGGATTGTAGTAACTAGTAATTGATTTTTACCTACCTGTTGCTCTACGTCTCCTTACGAATATAAAGACCATTATCCCGATAACCAGCACAACACCAGCAGCCACCACACATACCAAAGTCACAGAGGTCCCTGCTgataaaaaaaagcacaatgGAAAACCGTCAGCACCATATTAtggtataataataatttcatactttgtttctctctggttTTACAGCTTGACAGATATGCAAGTCATAATACGTATTTTTGGATACGATATTAGACCTTTTATGTCTGGTGTCTTTATGTTTGTTGAGCTTTTCAGTGAGTGGTGTACCTGAGGCGGAGTCAGAGATGGGCTGGATTTTTTTGCACTCTGTGTTGGCAGTGGGGGTGCAGTTCCTCACTACCACTTCATCCGTTCCACACCTAGTTCAGGCAAAAAGATAAATTGAAAGCATGAAGAAATTAAACTGAGCGAGGCCTTTTAGGAGCAGTCTTCAACTGAGAAATGTGCAACataaaaaggatttttttttcaatcactTATTTTGAATGAACTGAGCATCAGGTGTGTTCTGTCTGGTTGGCAAAGACTCACCTTGAACACCTCTTGCACACCTCACATGCATCGTCAGGGTCACAAAATCTCCCCAGTTTGCACTGACATTCAGCATCTTGAGTGTGAGTACAGGGCCTTACAATTTCCTGATCTGAGAAAGCAACATGAAAAAGACCTTGTTAAGTCGGAGTTTATGGTCGGAGCACTTTGAAAAGGTTGAATATTGATTTTTCTTCCGCACTCATTCCAATCGATAGTGTAAAGCCATCAAGCAGAATTACCTGAGTGACACTGTGTGCACTTGAAACAGTGCTTCAGTCCGTTGTCGTGCTCAGTGTATGTCCCATCGTCACACTCCTCACACTGGCCCCTCCGTCCTGCTCTGTCACAGGGCGATATCAGACGTGTACCTAACACACATAGAAAATAATCCAAAAATCATGTTATACACTGACTTCATTGACCCTTGAACTGAACCTGTCACTCTATCTTAATATCAACCAGTCACAATCAAGCTCTGGTGATGGATGTAAGATTCGAGCTGGGGATAGAATTTCAGTATCAGAGGACATAATCAAGTGTGGCTCCATGTGTCTTACCAGCTGGGCAGTTTAAACAGCAGATGTTGCCCTGTTGGTACTCCAGGTTCTCTATGCAGGGGACGTCCCGCTGTGTCCTGCTGCCTCCCACGTCTCGGCTGGACCGTGGAAATGCCCCCATGGGTTTGAGGGGCCACATCAATGAGAAATAAACCTTCGGAGGAAAATGATTAATTggttgacagaaaattaatgagtaggtgttttttgtttttaattaattggCTCCAGCTCTAAAACCTgaatactgttttttttgtttgtttgtttgtttttggggttttttttggactgAATCCTTTTgtattttggactgttggtgaGACAACACAAGACATTTCAATATGTCAGCTTCTGCTAAAAAAGGGGAAATCTCTCTATctaataaatattaatgaaatctgacattttatagatcaaACAAATTGATAAAAAATGGGACAGTCTCCTGTTTCacctgcaactaacgattattttaaTCGATTAGTTATTTGGTCtaaaaaatgtcaggaaaaaaaggttaaaaaatccgggtcagtatttcccaaagtccaagatgacgtcctcaaatgtctagTTTTGTCCAAGACCCAAAGATATATAGGTAATTGTCAAAGAGGAGTAAAGAACCCCCAAATATTCACTTGAAGAAGCTGCAATcgcattttgactttttttcctttaaaaaaaaaaaaaaaaaatgcaaacacaatgaTCAAATGTGTTGATGATTAATTAAATTGttgacaactaatcgattaagcTCTTGAAGCTCTATTGTAAACAAATCTCTCTGGGCAGTTGGTTGCAACAAACAACACTTTAGAGTCACCTTGGACTCTGGGAGATTGTGATGGCTTGTGAATCACCGTTGTACCGCTTATTTACCTAATCAATCAattaactgaataaataattatcagattcatgaaaaataaataatctttAGCAGCAGCCCTAACCATTTGTTTCTATTTGCTTTTGGTGACTTCGTTTTGTTCATTTTCCAAAAAGATGCtatgcttttctttttacatgaataaataaataattaccaCATTATTTGCTTTAGTAAAACTTTAGGAACATAATCGCTGAAATGTGAAAGCATTCACTATTTAAAATCATTTGGATTTTACATATTATGTTAGTATGCATTCATTACTTAGTTTTTCCCCCTCATTACTGTGTTTGAGTATCTGATAGTCTCCTCCTTTGATGGCAGTCTGGTAATCAGTTCCGCTCACAGGAAATGACTTGTTTACCAAGGAATAGTTATCAAAAGTTTGAATACTGCaaacatacagaaaaaaatgagtcattttcCTCTCCTGCTTGTTTTATAGAGATATGATTAAGATGATGCAACACTTCCTAAGACCGTGCCCAACCAATGGAATGCACTCCTGATCAGGCCACAAGCTAATACACAAGATTAGAGGTGGGCAGGTGGATATGATGGGAGCAGGGGATTTCCTTCAGACAGGCTCAAACTCCATTTTCTGAGCATGAAAACAGCCTGATGAACATAGTGCTATGAAAATCAGCTAAGCTGATTGAATGGCATCTAAAACCTGCAGGTTTAACAagaagtgacacaaacacagtgtgtcCAAACAGTCAACACCTGGCCAGATGGAGGGAATAACCAAATAAGGCAATCACACATATTTCAGATTGCTGTCCACACCCATTATCTCCCAGGAATATCCATGCTGCCCTACTTTGCCAGAGATCACATGCCGGGGCAGGGCATCTTACTAGCAAGCACAAACACATGCGCACCCAcgccaaaaacacacacacacacacacacacacacacacacacacacctactttGATGTGTCTTATGataaaagtagtaaaaaaaacaaaacaaaaaaaaaacatattatatacCACAGAATAAGCCTGTCAGACTTCATCTTCAATTGAGGAAAAAATCATACAAACCTCAACTGAAAGCTAATATAATAATCTTGTTCAACAACGCACAAATATATAAGAAATGTCAACCACAATATAAAGGCATCCTCTGAATATTTTCGAGTCACGCTTCAAATCGGCAAGCATATAATCCCCACAACGACATTTTCCTTTGATGAAATTAAACTTTCTGAGGTGGTTTACTCTCGCTTCCGCCAGCAGACTGTGTAGAGGGATAAGTGCTTGAGTACCACGCAGGTCAGATATAAAAGCTAAAATATTAGGCGAGTTAAGATATTTGTCGGATTACAACCACGCCGAATTGAAGAAAGATtactaaaatgttaataaaatccATTTGAATCGTTAATTAGGGAATATACGTGCGGTAATTTGCAAGAGCATgtcaaaatgacacatttttataTGGAGATTGGCAACGCACTAGCATGTTGTGGGTTTTGTTGGTAAATTgttattgatattattttagttttacttttttaattgtTAGTTACTAATTTATCCCCAGCAATTGAACATAGGAACTTGAGAGCAGCCCACGGTCGTGTTTGAGGGGAAAAGCTTGAATGAATGAGTTTAAGCCCTTAGGGAATTTCACACCATGGGCTCAGACTGGCTGGGAATGACTCTGACACACGAATGTGACATTCTGCGAAGAGGCTCGAGTGTAGACACAAAGTGGTAAACAGAAAAATGTCCGTTCCCAATTTCATTTCCCAAATGACAAACGAACTGATAAACTTTAGAGTTTCATCGAGACATGTCCATACTTGTCACTTCGACAGTACATATTCAGCCAATACAACAGAAACTAACCTCCGATAAAAGACTTCTGAGACACTTGTGAAAGTTAACGAATGATGAAAGTTCGTAAACGCTCTTGGATAATGACTCAACCATGTCTGAAGTGTTGACAACTttcaggaaatgccatcttagTATGAGCGAAACAGGTCTAGTTATTGACTCAATTAAAGGCAGAGCTGGCAGCTGGGCCCAGAACAAAACTAACTAACTTTTGGTCGGTGTTCCGTTTAAAAGACTTACCAAACATTGTAGCCACTCGGTCATGCTTTTGAAGAAATGTCAACATCCACAAACTTAATTTGAGTCATTCCAAAACTTTATGCGGCAAAATAATTTGACAGGCGTCGCGTGTGCTTTCGTCTCGAAGTTTCCCGCAGGTGTGACGACTCTGAGGTAATTACAATGACGTATATCAGCTGGGCGGGGCCACCACCCACCCCACAGACacgcaggcaggcagacagacagacagataaatagAAAGACAGAAGTCGACTTCATTCATCGATGAgggaaacacaaagaaaaacatagaACACTCATGGAAGAAGTTTTCAGATTCTTTACTTTTACAAGAAAAAGTCCTGCATCCAAAAGCCTGCTAGTTAGGGACTGTTGGTTACTTGTCAGGGGGGAGAGGGTggtgcaaaaataatattttaagcactggggagggacttaagttttttattttggtttaggggaggggcatacaacTTTAAATGCCCATATTTTGTAATAATTTTACCATATGCCGTCCAAGAAGGCGCCATCATTTATCACCATTTATCATAGCAagaaattattgttggattttcaTATTTCTAACCATTCTTGAACACATTATGTGGGATGAATGCTtctgtcaaaaaataaataaataaataactgaccTTAAAATAATGATATTTCATTGAAATCACCGTATTCTTTGTCtaatttaaaatttggccaaaaataaaccaatAACATGCATGCACAATGAGTGGAAAACACAGTCTGTCTTCAGCTACAGGATTTGTCTTCAGCagttaactttcaaacattaacgggtaattttaaaaaaaatctaacaacTAATGTATGATGGAGGGAcggtcatgttttttttccccaagtcaTTTAGGGAAGCTCAAGGAAAAACATTTGTGGCTTCGGGGAGGGTCCAAAAATCCAAAGAcgtcacaccccagccacccctcTCCCTCTGACAAGTAGAGAACAATCCCTTAAGTAAAAGTGTTAGCCT harbors:
- the LOC117253214 gene encoding tumor necrosis factor receptor superfamily member 10B isoform X3 codes for the protein MTEWLQCLVYFSLMWPLKPMGAFPRSSRDVGGSRTQRDVPCIENLEYQQGNICCLNCPAGTRLISPCDRAGRRGQCEECDDGTYTEHDNGLKHCFKCTQCHSDQEIVRPCTHTQDAECQCKLGRFCDPDDACEVCKRCSRCGTDEVVVRNCTPTANTECKKIQPISDSASAGTSVTLVCVVAAGVVLVIGIMVFIFVRRRRATGSQRNPDGLKAGQHHSDTCPAEESSNGETRRPSRMNLIPSRQLEDEQFPMLVPVNGEESLRSCLPYVEEIDYDLHKRFFRHLGINDNEIKSRESLPYDDKIHELLKVWMEKRGREASLNDLLKALLDLNHRRTAEIIKEKALDNGHYVCKC
- the LOC117253214 gene encoding uncharacterized protein LOC117253214 isoform X2, with translation MTEWLQCLVYFSLMWPLKPMGAFPRSSRDVGGSRTQRDVPCIENLEYQQGNICCLNCPAGTRLISPCDRAGRRGQCEECDDGTYTEHDNGLKHCFKCTQCHSDQEIVRPCTHTQDAECQCKLGRFCDPDDACEVCKRCSRCGTDEVVVRNCTPTANTECKKIQPISDSASGTSVTLVCVVAAGVVLVIGIMVFIFVRRRRATGSQRNPDGLKAGQHHSDTCPAEESSNGETRRPSRMNLIPSRQLVRALSSAGTEDERKVLCESLSSSASNSQHSLTGPPCSAFPAPPPPQASPVVLRQPNREDEQFPMLVPVNGEESLRSCLPYVEEIDYDLHKRFFRHLGINDNEIKSRESLPYDDKIHELLKVWMEKRGREASLNDLLKALLDLNHRRTAEIIKEKALDNGHYVCKC
- the LOC117253214 gene encoding uncharacterized protein LOC117253214 isoform X1, translating into MTEWLQCLVYFSLMWPLKPMGAFPRSSRDVGGSRTQRDVPCIENLEYQQGNICCLNCPAGTRLISPCDRAGRRGQCEECDDGTYTEHDNGLKHCFKCTQCHSDQEIVRPCTHTQDAECQCKLGRFCDPDDACEVCKRCSRCGTDEVVVRNCTPTANTECKKIQPISDSASAGTSVTLVCVVAAGVVLVIGIMVFIFVRRRRATGSQRNPDGLKAGQHHSDTCPAEESSNGETRRPSRMNLIPSRQLVRALSSAGTEDERKVLCESLSSSASNSQHSLTGPPCSAFPAPPPPQASPVVLRQPNREDEQFPMLVPVNGEESLRSCLPYVEEIDYDLHKRFFRHLGINDNEIKSRESLPYDDKIHELLKVWMEKRGREASLNDLLKALLDLNHRRTAEIIKEKALDNGHYVCKC